The segment CGCATCTCCGCCTCGATCCCGCGAACGTCCGCGAGATCGTCGAGCTGGGCGTTCCCACCTCGCTCGAGCAGTCGGCTAACGCGCTCGCGCTGGTCGTGCTCACCGCGATGGTGGTCTCGTTCGCCCCGCCGGTGGTCGCGGCCTACGGGCTCGGCAACCGGCTGATCTCGCTGGTCTTCCTGCCCGCACTCGGGATCTCGCGGGCGACCGAGACGATCGTCGGCCAGAACCTCGGCGCCGAACGCCCCGACCGCGCCGAACGGGCCGTCCGCCTCGCCGTCGGCGCCGCGAGCGGCGTGATGTTCCTGGTCGCCCTGGTCGCCGTCGCCTTCGCCCGGCCGATCAACGCGGTCTTCCTCGGCGACGTCCCCGGGGCCGCGGAGACCGTCTCGCTCGCGACCGAGTACCTCCGGATTCGTTCCGCGGAGTTCGCGTTCATCGGCGCGATGCAGGTCGTGCTCGGGGCGTTTCGCGGCGCCGGCAACACCAAGACCGCGATGGCCCTCTCGTGGCTGAACCTCTGGGGGGTGCGCGTCCCCGCCGTCTATCTGCTCGCGTTCGTCCTCGGATGGGGCGCGACCGGGATCTGGGTCGGCATGACGCTCGGACACGTCGTTGGCGCGGTGCTCGCCGGTGGCTGGTTCCTGCGGGGAACCTGGAAGGAGTCGGTGATCGACTCTCCGGACTCGGTGGCGGCCGCCGAGGACTGACGCTTCACAACGGTTAAACGGCCGACGTGAGTACTTCCGGTAAGGGCGCGTAGCTCAGTGGACAGAGTACTTGGTTCCGGACCAAGATGCCGCGGGTTCAAATCCCGTCGCGCCCGCTCTGCTGTATGCCGTCTCGGATTGACCCGACGGCGTCCAGGTGTTTATAAATCCGCTGCTCATTTTGGCACCCGATTTGAACACGCGATGAAGCGCGCCTCTTATCCTTCAGGTGGTTCAATAGATTTGTTATCGAGCATCCGGTTTAACTGTTTGCTACTGTTTAACACTCGAAATGGAACCCACTGAACACAAGGACTACAGCGGTTGGGAGTTCGCAAAGTCCGCGGGCGGATTACCGAAGTCAAGACCAACAGGCGGAACCCGGTTCCGAGGATGCTACCCGGGTCGAACCCGATGAAACACGTTCGCAGCACTACTTGAGTAGACACGCGCGCTACCGGAGAACCGTTGCTGACCGAACGACGGCAGACGCATTGAGACGGTGGCTGAAAGAGCGAGAAAACTACGGGATGTACCGTGAAACGGATTCATTGTGGTTAACGAGGGAGGGAAACCCCTACCAATTACAACCCCTCCGATACCTTCTCAGCCGTCTCTGCGATATTGCAGACATCCCAACGGAGAACCGGAAGATGTCGTGGTATGCAATCCGCCACTCCTTGGAACATACATGACCGCAGAACGGGATTCGAAAGCAGCACGGAGCCAACTACGACACAAGTCACCCCAGACAACGATGCGATACGACCAAACACCTGTAGAGGACAGGAAAGAAGCTCTGGAACGGATAAGATAAATAGTCATACATCGCTATTTTGTCCGTTATTTGGCTCAACCTCAGTAGAGCTCTGTCGGTTGGGCGTCAATCCTGCTGCTTCAAGGGCGGCATTCCATGACCCGAACCGAGTATGATATGTCGTTGGACTGAATTTGCCGTGGTCACGCATGTCGGTCATTTTGGGTGTCGATTCAAGCTCATCAGCAAGCCGTTGAAGCTCCGCTAGTAATTCATCAGCTGCGAGTTCGGCAGGCTGTTGGCTGTTGACTGACAATCCGGCCGCCATGATTGCGTTGTTCCATGAGTCAAACCGTTCCTGATAGACCTTCGCGCTGAACCGTCCATGGTCGGCCATATCAGTCTTCGTCGGCGTTGTCCCGAGTTCATCCGCGAGTTGCTGGAGTTCTTCGGCTAACGCATCGGCGGGGATTTTAGCTGGTCCGCGTTTGTTTGGCTCAAAGCCAGCCGCGGCAAGCGCATCGGTCCACGACCCGAATCGCTTTTGATATGTCTTTGCGGTAAATGCGCCATGGTCACGCATATCTTGCACCTTCGGCGTAGTTCCGAGTTTGTGAGCAAGTTGCTGGAGTTCCCTTAACAATTCATCGTCCGGAATACGTTCAGGCATGCTTCATCACTCCATATGTCTGGCTTCATTATTTCGTTTGTTCCCTTGCCTGTCTCTGATACTCACTATATGGTACCAGTTATTTTCAGATAAGAATGAGCAATCCTTTGAAGATGGTTTTATCGTAGCTAAGTTATAGCAATTTGGTTCGAGCAACTGCAAGGAGTGTGTTTAAGTATCCTGCGTCTGTCGTTGTATATGTGGTAGCGGATACCACCGAGGTAAAAACAATGAGTGACAAAAACCAACCCGATGAGGCGCGCCGAACGTTCATAAAAGGAGCTGCAGCGACTGGTGTAGCGGCGACTGGTCTCACTGCATTTAGCGGTAGTGCTGTCGGACAGCAGCAGCGAATTCGAAGCCTGAACATAAATCTGACGGAGCAAGATGGATTGCTGAACGTAGTCGTCCAGAATGTGAACGCTCTGAATAATGTCAATGTTGAAGACATCGTCGTCACCGTTATTGGGGGAGACGTCCTCAGTAACATTGAGGTTGACATCCGGAACATTGACGTTAACGTTGAGATTATAGACGACGTTAACGTGGAGAATGTACTGAATAACAATGTTGTTCAGGTCGCGGTTGTTGCACTTAGCGATACTGGTGATATCGTCGCACAAGGAAGCGATGCCCTCAACCTCTAAGTTGACGAATAACAACGACAACGATGAGTAGTTGACGTTATTTAATTTTTATTGGAGGGGGACTCCACCGCAGTCCACGTGAAACCCGTCAGTTACGACTGCGTCGCTCGGTTGACTCCCGGGTATCGATTCTAAGCCCGTTGTGGTACGACATCCGCATTCGGGCGTCCCAACCCTTATGCGAGATTGTCGAATCAAGAAGGCTAATGTCTAATCCACTCCATGATGGAAAGGTAGCAACACTCTCTCCATAGTCAGTAAAGGTCACTCGATACATGCGGCGAGTCGGCGTTTCAGCGAGTTGGGAGATATTCGTTACAGTAGGGTCAGCGGCCAGTCCCTCCTCAAAGGCTGCTAAATCACTGTTCTCTGCCCAAAATAGGTAGGTAATACCATCACTGGTTTGGTATTGTTCTTCATGACTGATGATTGTCTCGGGGGCGTGAGCGAGGGCGTCTTGAAGGATAGGCGAGTCCACTCGGAACTCAACGACTAACATACGACTACTATGGCAAGGAGGGAGAAAGAAGTAACAGGTGAACCACTGGAATCGAATGAGACTCCGGGAGATTGCGTTTCCTCAATGTTGTCTTAAACACCATGATGAACCATCCACTTTTTCTTTGGTAGTGGACCGATTTGTTCACCATGGTGGCAGCGACAGTCTCGCTATGCTACCAAGTATCAGGGAGAACCCAGGTACACGCCTGTCGGTTTGCTCTGAACTGAAAACCGGGGAAAGAGCTCATCCATCCTCCCGGTTTTTTGGGAACATTCCACTGCTCCCATCTTCCCACCATCCACCATGATGGACACCACTGGGATACTAATACTGCCCTGGTATCCACTTCGTGTATTGGTCTCAGAGGAACTTCAATTAGCAGCATGGTAAATCATGGAGGTATGATGAATTGGAAGCGATGTAGGGACCCGGTATCGACCTCGGGCAGCATCTCCAAGAGAAGTAGGACCGCATAGTGAACGACCTCCAAGATGGGTCTCAGTTAGCCCGCCATCTCGATGACGCAATCACGTCCATCCTCTTTATCGTTCTTCTTTCCAGAAGTGCCCACAGTCTTCACATTGGTAATTGTAAACATCCTGATAATCGGTAGACCGAACCGCGTCCTTCTTGGTTTTGATATTGGTTGAACCACATTCGTCGCAAGCCGGACTATTCGCTTGCATCACATGATGCGTTAGGTCTTGCCTGTTAAATTCTTTAGGTAATGAACGAATATGCGCTGTCGAACCCCGGCGGTTTACTGACGTAGGCGACTGGCGGTAGTCCGCGGTCTCTTTCTCCGGCGTTTGATGTCCATGCTACTACTTCTCCATGCCCATCCCCTGGTAGCCACTCCTTGGGTATTCCCTGGTTCCTGTCTTCCCCGATGGTTATGGCCACCCCCCAGTGGTTGTGGGTTGACCTGTTGGCTTCATGTCCTCCTGTAGGTCCTGAGTGCCGTTCTCCGAGGAGTTACTTTCTTCCATGTCTCTTTCCCAAAGAACAAATCCGCTCTCTCGGCTTGTTGTGGCCTCACCCCCTGTCCTGAATAGGGTATATTTCGAGCACTAAAACTTCTGACTGGTATATCAGGACTGGTCCGAAACTGTCCGTGTGAAGTAATTTCATCCAGCTTTTTGCTCGGGGTCAACCTCATCCCGAAATTCCGCTGGGAAATCTGCCATTCAGCTTAATGCAACGTCCCACGAATAAAACCAGCTATTGGCAAATACCGCTAATTACTGGAGCAAAATCCCCCTCCCAATAAATATAAATACTCATACAGGTGAGGAATATTATGGTTGAGAAAACTTGGACCCGGATTTCAGATAAATATGATGAATATATCACTCGATACCCGGACGAAGGACTACTTGGAGGAAAATTACCTCTCCGAGATTCTATTCTTTCAGGGAAAGGTAACTATTATGAAGCAATCGAAGGCAAGTTAGAAAGAGAGTGCTTGATTGGGTATGATTCAGAGACCTCCCCAATAGAAAATCTTCCTTCAGAAATCCGTATGAAGCTCCCAATAAAACTGACTCAGACTCTTCAAGTTCAGGTGACATCAGACAATCGACATTATTGGAAGACGACCTACGATACAGTGGATAACGCCCATAACTCGCATGGTTTCTTGAGGAACGGCCAGTGGTATGCTATCAGGAATTTATTCCATCTTTCACTGTGCCATTATGAGACGATAAATCGGCCTAGCCACCATAGACAATCTGACTATGTTCAGAAGGTGTTTAGGAATACAAGTACTATAGCCGCATACGTATCATACCCCATACTTGAAGGATACCTAAAATATCGTTGTAGACATGTGATTGAAAGAGATGGGACTGTGACACAGTCGAATGAAATTAAGAAAGTAAGACGAGGGGGATATTATGAACAGGGCAACAGATGCAGTAGTCTACTCGACATTCTTGTATACTTCGAGGAAAATATCGCAAATTCAAACTTAGAAGAGAACCTCGAACAGATGAGAGAAAAAATAGCCAACTTTGGGAATGTTGGAACAGATGAGGCATATGGACTCATCTACGGATGGCGAAATTCTAATTTACATGGTGAAGCGGAATCAGATGTGCAGTATGGAATCGTACTGAATTTGCTATGTCTATTGATTTGGGAAGAATTAATTCGAAATGATATGGTATAGCTGAGAATTCTCAACTCCTAATTCTGGTCCGAAGTCTTCAGCCGTTTCCGCCGGTTAGCCTGCTTTACTCCTCTCCGGACTGCTTGCTCAAGTTCAACATCGTCACCATCCGCGTAGTTATTGATGGTCATGTCGTACTGGGTCCGTTGGTCGTAAGTACCCCCTCCGGTTTTGATGGGTTTCGTATCCTCTCTCGGAGTGGGAATCCAGGTTTCGGTCCGCTCACCTATCCTTGAGTAGCGGGAGACATGGTCCCAACGGGGTCATTCAGGGCCTCTCCGATTCTCCAACCTTTCTCCGGGTCAACCTTGATATCCTCATAGCCTTCGAACCGTTCAATCTCATAGTCGGCCTCCATTTTCTCCATCTCGAAGAAGGGAAACCGGTTCAATTCAATCTTGTTGACGGCCTTGATGGTTGCATTCACCATCCAGTTGAGGTCACCACCAAGTTCTATCCTGTTAGGATATATTGCTACGACTCATAGTTTTTCAGAATTATCATCAATTTGTTGTAAAGGTGTGTATCAATTCTTGACAGATTTTTTATACTGTTCGGGGATGGGGGAAGAGACATTCCCGGATTTAACGAGCGCCCAGATGCGGAAACTAATACCATACTCCTTGTTGGTGCTTTCGGATGGCGTAGTGTTAATTGAACCTCAACTCCGTTATGTAGTGCCCCTTCTGAATCTTGAGAGTGAGCAGCTGGTAGCCACGAAGATTCCCCGCAGTCAGTTTGAATACCATGATTATACATAGGGGCATTCTTCAGAAGATGAGTAAAATTATATTCAGATGGAATGAATGCCAGTTCGAAAAATAACATTACTTCATCAAATTCGAATTCAGGCGTTGGTGGGCCCCGTTCATTAGATGAATAGAAGTATCGGCGCATCTTATTGAATTGCCGTATTATCGCATTAGCACCTGTAACTGACCGTACTGCGTGTTCAGATTTGACTTCAATAAGATGAGCTTCTATCAGAGCTTCCCCAGGTTGATAGAATACAACATATAAATCAGGGACTCCCCTTCTACCCGAATTTCGATAACTTGCTTCAGGTTCAAGAATATCTACTACATCCTTGGCCTCGTAATGCCGGATTAGACCATTTGTTAAATCATCTTCACGAAACCCCATGATAGTATACCATTTACACCACTGTTACTTATCCACATCGGCAATAGAATATCTGAACTCTACCGTCACAGCACCCTTATTAGTAGATAATACATCAGTACAGATGTCGGTTTATAGTGTCATTTGGGAAATGAAGGACAGTAATCATGTCGTAAGGTCGCTTAATCAATCTCTTCCCTGGCATTCGTAATTACGCTCTCAGCAGTCATTATCACGGCTCCAAGGGCAAACCCCAGAACCACATGCTTGAAGAATAGCAGTACATCTACGAGTAGTAGTAGCAGGTCCATATACTCTGTCAGTCGCTTTTTACCCAACCGAAGGTTCTTCCATCCTCTCCGTTGCTAACCACCTTAGCGGGCACATGAGGCCGTGTCGATGAAGCCACCTACTAACCTGGATTGGGAGGCATCAATCCACTCTGCATCCTCTTCTTGATTCATGCCAGCTTCCAGGTACAGAACCTCCAGGACCTCCTTATCCCGATAGGCCATTTCATCCTCTAGGTGTTTCGGAGGTTTCCGGTCGTCCAGGTAGTGAACTCCGAGGTACGCCTTGATAGCTCCCCAATGGGTGTCGTACTTCTCTGCTATCTCCGCGATTGACATTTCATTCACAATGTGGTCACGGAGGAGTGGTTGCTTTTGTTTGTACGGTTCGGTCATTTCAGAAGCTCTTCCCCTTCTGGTTTGTCGCCTCTTCTTCTTCCTCAACATCCACGATTCTATGCCGGAAGTCGTCTCCCCGGAAGTTCTCGATTTCTCGCTCGGCCTTTCCAATGTCGATGAAAATACTCCAACCGATGTCCCTCTCCTTCTTCTTCGGTTCTCCATCGTACAGACCGATGTAGGGATACTTCTCGGGTCCATCCCTCATCCGACCGTAGTAATCCTCCACCGACCCCAGGATGTCCTCGCTCAGGTCGTGCTCCCGCGCGTACTTCCGGATTTTGTCCAGGGACTTGGAGAGGTTAATCCGTAACTCGTTCTCCGAGGCCACCTTGTAATGGACTTCGGGCTTCAGCATGTTGTCCGAAGCCGCTCTACTGGCGATGTCAAAGAGGGTATCAACGTGTCGAGCACGGTTCTCCCCGCCGTTAGCCCCGGTTACGGAGTAAAGCATGGCCTTCTCAACGTCCTCATCCGTGAAGGTCAACTCGGCATCGAGGGCATCAGCGAATTTTTGGTAGAGCGTACATCCGAAGTGGATTGTTTGCATTCCCTGGATGTCCATTTCATCGGGGAGTTGGATGTCATTCTCCTGGATAAGCTCCCAGGTCTTTTCCCCCGATTCCTCCCACCGTTGCCGGAGGAAACCCTTGTCGTGATTGAGGAGGAACTTGAGCCAGGCCACCACATGCTGCGAGAGGTCATAGCCGCTGTAGTGAGCGACGTTACCATTCCCTCGGTGAGAAGTACCGGTCAACTCCGAGAAGGCTCTGTTCGTATCTGAACCCGTCTCAGTGGAACTTGACTTGAAGGCAACTGCAATCTGTCGCCTCTCCTCTGCCGCTCCTGAAATGGACTCCTCACCACTAACTACGACCGGGGCCTCAAGCTCGTAGGAGTCGTTTGACCCGTCCTTATTCCCGCTCATGATGAGGGACGGTCGGGTAGTTTTTCGGAGCTTGTCGTGGAAGTTATTGACCTTGTAATCCTGCATGTCGCTCGGCTTGTACTCATCGAACCAAATGGGAATGGAGTTGGTTGAGGAGAGAGCCACCTTCTCGTTGAAATCCCCGTCCTTGATGGTCAAGGGACGCTTCCCCATCCCGAACATATCCCAGAGTACACCGAGAGTAGCGGTTTTCCCCGCCCCGGTATCTCCCGTTACGGATAGCAGATTGAATTCTCCTTCCCAATCGAGGATGTATGGCTTCACGGAGGAGGCATAGAAGAAGCCAATAACGGGAAGTAACCGCTCCGTGTCTCGGGTTCGGGGAAGTAGCTCAATAATTTCGGCTACCTTCTCCCGGTCGAATTTATCAGGGCAACTCCATGCCCGCTCCGTGGCAATATTCCGGGCATCATAGAGGATTTCCTCCTCCTCGCTCCACCCGTCTGCCGTAAGGTTCCGGTTGGGAGTGACCCAAACCCCATCATTCAGACCGAGGTGATGGGTTCCTTTCTTCTCGACCCGGTCTTGCTTGGTGATGTACTGCCTCAGGTCTGCAAGATTTCCGTCGCTTCCCTTCCAAACGGTGGTCTCTCCAACGCAAACCTCCCGCTTGAACTTCCGCTTATCGTGGAAAACTCCGGTGTCAACGGTCACCTCGAAAGGACTCTCATCCATGCGCGGATGGACGACGAAATTCATCTTCTTCTCGTCGTTGGGAGTCGTTACAATGGACTTGTACTCCAGCGTGAAGTTGGACCACTCTTCCCAGTGCTCTCCCTTATCACGGCCGTAGCCCCCGTTGCTCTCGGAGACATTCAGGTTAGGAGTGCTATCCGGCAGGGAATTCTCCCTTATTTCTTTGACTCGCTTTTGTCGTTCTTCATACTTTTCCTTCTGCTCTTCGGTCAAATCAGAATTAGTCATATTTTCACTTTCGTTCTCCTCTTCCTGCTCTTCTTCCTCCTTCTTCCGAAGGTCAGATTTCTTGATAGTCTCTCCCTCGTTAAACCGGGGGTTGTTCAAATCCAGAAACCCCGAAGAATCAAAAGGAGAGTCCTTGTGCTCGCACTCAATCTCGTCAAAGTCCATTCTCGAAGTCGTTATGTCGCAGTAAATCCAATATTGGCATGTTGACGGGTGGAGCCGTCAGACATGCAGCCTCTACCTCTGCTTTCCGAAACCGGAACAGTGGCTACTCCGAACCACGTATTCTGTCGGTCTCGATAGTGAAATATTCAGTCAGTCATTAATGAATTCCTCATCCAGTTTTTCCCGAACGAACTCGGAGAGGTTGAAGTAACCGTCACCTCTCACCGGGTCCTTGTGTCGTTCCTTCAATGAAATGGACGTTATCCACGTTTCTTCTTCTTTCTGAAACTTAGTTGACATTGTTGAAAATCGTGTCCTACCGCTTATCGGTCAAAAATTCTATACCTCAGTAGCTCCAATCTCGGATTGGCTTCTAACCACCCGAAATTGCGGTCGTTATTTTTGGTCACGGTCCTGCAAGGCCCGCTGTTGGGTTCGAGTAGTATCGAACTGGATTTCTTGCATCGAACAGGAGGATTCTGATTGCCTTCGGGGAACCACCCCCAGGCATGAACCTCGGTGGTTCAAATCTCCTCACCCCGGAAGTGCTACTTCCGTTCCGTCAGTGGGCGAGTTACCTGGGCCAGCTAACTCCTACCCACTCCTCAGTTACCACTATTTTGGGGTCGGTTGAGGAGACACAATGCCTCAACCAACGTGGTAGCGACTGTAGGAGGGCCGAATCCGGAGTTACCCTGGAGGGCACCGGACACGACTTGTGGCTTTCATCGGGGCTTTCGTTCAGGTCATTTCCCACCTAATAATAAGGGATACTCAGTAATAAATGCTATGTGACAATAATTACCACAGTTTTGGGAGATAGAAAGCTTCTCTTCTCGTTTTGAGAGTTCTCTTTTCGGGATAAGAAAATTCCAGAATTTAAGTTTGGGAATGATGGGGTAGATTGAAGGAAAGGAGTGCGTGCCAGAATTACAGTTGGCACGGGTGTAAAACCTGGCTCCTTTATATACTCCTGGGAATCCCTCACCCTGTTTCATGAAAAACTCCCGAGGATGTTCCAGCATGTTCCGGCAATGTTCCACCCCCTGGAACACCAAAAATCGCGAGAAGGGGAGGAGGTGAGAAGGAAATGTTCCACTGTTCCACCTAATTCTCTCTACAGTGTGTGTAACGGTGAGGAAGGTACTGGAATTACTATCACCACCTCCAACCGATTTACACACGTTGTTCAGAGAATTTGGTGGAACATTTAGAAGAGTAATTACTATAACGGTAGTAGGAGGCTGTTACCTACGGAATACTGGAGATAAAAATGTTCCATCCCCCATGGAACATCGGTGGAACACGGTGGAACAGGTAGAACATTTTCCCGTGGAGCCCGGAAATTGACTCCTAAAAGGAGGTAGTAGTCTCCGGGTAGCCTACGGTATTTCCTGGAGAAATCGCATTGAAGCCCTACCTACTACTGGCTTTGAGCTCGTGAGAATGGGAAGGAGTGGAGTATAGTGAGAGTATTCACTTCGTAGTCTACAAGGACATACTCGTTTGGAGTGAATCCTGGTACTGAAAATACCCGTGGAGGGCTTGTCTTCCTGGAAAGGAGATATACCTGCGTATTCGGGCTTCCTAAGCCCTGAAACCCCGGAATCTGAGTATCTAACTTTCTCTGGGATTCTACGATGGAGACGATGGATGCCCCTCGTATCTCTTGGGGACCACTGAGAACGGTAATGCGGGGAATTGACGACGGGTAGGGTGGGTTTAGATGTTGTCGAGATATGTCCGCCGCTGTTCTACTTTTTCCTCCTCCGTCCGTTGGTCATAGTGCTTTTCCAACACGTCTGGTCCGACGTTCATCCGGTCGCTGACAACCTTCTCGGGTACCTCTTCGGTAAGATGATGGGTGATGGAGCCCCGTCGAATAGCATGAGGACTCACGACAGATGGACAGTCGTAGTATGCCTTCTTGTGGTCATCGCGGGCTACGCATGTCTCCATGTCTCTGTTGTGGGGACATTCCCCTGAAATCACACATGGGCGCGTCCATCGGTAGACCCGGTCTCGAATAGTACTTTTTGTGGCTCGTCCCTGTGAAGTAGTAATAAGCGGACATCTTCCATACTCATCAACTGTATCCGGTCGATTGTGGCTCATCCAGTCCTCTATGACTTGACAGAGCTCTGTATTCAGAGCTATCAATCGCTCTCCCTTCGCTTTGTTTTTCAACGGTGTCCCTCGGTCTGGGCGATGGTGGGTCTGAAGCCGTTGGTTTTCCAAGTCATAGTCGTCAACGTCGAGTCCATAGATGGCCCCGGTTCGCATTCCGGTATGCCAGAGCAAGAGAACCGTCACATGGTCAAATGACGCGTAGTGGAAGCGAGCAAGATAGTTGAGGATTCTCTCTGCTCGGTCGGACTCTAACATCACTTCTCGTTGGTTATCTCCGTCATCCAACGTCGGAGAGACCACCTTGTCTGAGAGGTCGGGTTGAACAGCGTCGATGGCTTCACACCAGCGAATGAATACTCGGACTGTATCCATCTGTGTCTTTACCGTGACTTTGTTGAGGTCTCCATCATCTCGCCGCCAGAGCTTATAGCGGTGCATGTCACGGCCACTGAGACCGTTCAGGTTGTCGATACCCTCCTCGTCGCACCATCGAATGAGATGGTTCAGACGGTA is part of the Halalkalicoccus sp. CG83 genome and harbors:
- a CDS encoding MATE family efflux transporter codes for the protein MARLAWPIVVFQLLQVTYNLADTLWLGRLSADAVGAISLAFPLVFLLIAVASGFTTAGSVLVAQYTGAESERSAGLFAGQTLAFVTLLAAVLGAIGYLYTGGMLSLLPSQAATGERVVPLAADYMRVFFLGLPFLFGFYVFEALMRGYGNTRAPMALMFGSVAVNVVLDPFLIFGWWAFPALGIEGAAVATVFSRGLATVAGFYVLFRTGVGPDVELSHLRLDPANVREIVELGVPTSLEQSANALALVVLTAMVVSFAPPVVAAYGLGNRLISLVFLPALGISRATETIVGQNLGAERPDRAERAVRLAVGAASGVMFLVALVAVAFARPINAVFLGDVPGAAETVSLATEYLRIRSAEFAFIGAMQVVLGAFRGAGNTKTAMALSWLNLWGVRVPAVYLLAFVLGWGATGIWVGMTLGHVVGAVLAGGWFLRGTWKESVIDSPDSVAAAED
- a CDS encoding homing endonuclease associated repeat-containing protein, with the translated sequence MPERIPDDELLRELQQLAHKLGTTPKVQDMRDHGAFTAKTYQKRFGSWTDALAAAGFEPNKRGPAKIPADALAEELQQLADELGTTPTKTDMADHGRFSAKVYQERFDSWNNAIMAAGLSVNSQQPAELAADELLAELQRLADELESTPKMTDMRDHGKFSPTTYHTRFGSWNAALEAAGLTPNRQSSTEVEPNNGQNSDV
- a CDS encoding tyrosine-type recombinase/integrase, producing MDETNLEPMTPEEALELYLQDRRTDLTKASLQAHRYRLNHLIRWCDEEGIDNLNGLSGRDMHRYKLWRRDDGDLNKVTVKTQMDTVRVFIRWCEAIDAVQPDLSDKVVSPTLDDGDNQREVMLESDRAERILNYLARFHYASFDHVTVLLLWHTGMRTGAIYGLDVDDYDLENQRLQTHHRPDRGTPLKNKAKGERLIALNTELCQVIEDWMSHNRPDTVDEYGRCPLITTSQGRATKSTIRDRVYRWTRPCVISGECPHNRDMETCVARDDHKKAYYDCPSVVSPHAIRRGSITHHLTEEVPEKVVSDRMNVGPDVLEKHYDQRTEEEKVEQRRTYLDNI